From one Melioribacteraceae bacterium genomic stretch:
- a CDS encoding cellulase family glycosylhydrolase — MKTKALLILCLLIVEISAGGFLKVDGQKIVNDEGEVYLKGIGLGGWMLMEGYMFKTSAFANAEHQIKAKIVDVVGDQKAEEFFDYLHQNFVTEADIDRIAEWGFNSIRLPMHYNKLTPEDQPGVYLEKGFQYIDNLLDWCEKNELYLILDLHAAPGGQSDEPISDYDPTKPSLWESEENKQRTVDLWRVIAERYANEEWIGGYDLINETKWDLGNNNAPLRELMIRITDAIREVDTNHIVYIEGNWFATNFTGLAPAWDENLVWSFHKYWNENTQSAINSYLTLRSQTNKPLWLGETGENSNVWFTDCVKLMKQNNIGWAWWPLKKIDAIAGPLSAEIVAGYQQLLNYWQGSGSKPNPTDAYNSLIAQLDKLKLENCVYRPDVINALIELPENEIAKPFKEHSIPGKIFFTEYDMGPLSVAYFDKDYHNIGTEEQSTYNSGYQFRNDGVDIEKCTDAVTNGYNVGWIDSGEYLTFTVNVSNSGAYKLSLRISANNTGGKILFYLNDNAMTSMIDVPSTGGWQNWNTLNYGNVELPQGVHKITVRFYFGGFNVNFFELEQVSSTGDDEEKLLNFNLEQNYPNPFNGGTTIKYSLPSATDVELNVYDSTGQHVKTLVHQYSVAGDYEINWEHNSLSSGIYFYTLNTSAGYNETRKAVYLK, encoded by the coding sequence ATGAAAACTAAAGCACTTCTTATACTTTGTTTATTAATTGTTGAAATCTCCGCCGGTGGTTTTCTCAAAGTTGACGGACAAAAGATTGTAAACGATGAAGGTGAAGTATATCTAAAAGGAATTGGTTTGGGCGGTTGGATGTTGATGGAAGGATATATGTTCAAAACATCAGCATTTGCGAATGCCGAACATCAGATTAAAGCCAAAATTGTTGATGTGGTTGGTGATCAAAAAGCTGAAGAATTTTTCGATTATTTACATCAGAATTTTGTAACCGAAGCGGATATTGATAGAATTGCCGAATGGGGATTTAATTCAATTCGTTTACCCATGCATTACAATAAACTTACACCTGAAGATCAACCGGGAGTCTATCTTGAAAAAGGATTTCAATACATCGATAATTTACTTGATTGGTGTGAAAAGAATGAACTCTACTTGATATTAGATCTTCATGCCGCACCCGGTGGACAAAGTGACGAACCAATTAGTGATTATGATCCAACTAAACCATCGTTATGGGAGAGTGAAGAAAACAAGCAAAGAACCGTTGACCTTTGGAGGGTTATTGCCGAACGTTATGCAAATGAAGAATGGATCGGTGGATATGACTTAATAAATGAAACAAAGTGGGATCTCGGGAACAATAATGCACCGCTTCGAGAACTGATGATTAGAATTACCGATGCTATTCGAGAAGTTGATACTAATCATATTGTCTATATCGAGGGCAATTGGTTTGCAACTAATTTTACGGGATTAGCTCCTGCATGGGATGAAAACTTAGTGTGGAGTTTTCATAAATATTGGAATGAAAACACGCAATCAGCTATTAATAGTTACCTGACTCTAAGATCGCAGACAAATAAACCACTTTGGCTTGGTGAAACCGGGGAGAACTCAAATGTATGGTTTACGGATTGTGTTAAGCTGATGAAACAAAATAATATTGGCTGGGCATGGTGGCCTCTCAAAAAAATTGATGCAATTGCCGGTCCGCTTTCAGCCGAGATTGTTGCGGGGTATCAGCAGTTATTAAATTATTGGCAAGGCAGCGGAAGTAAACCAAATCCAACAGATGCATATAATTCGCTCATCGCGCAACTTGATAAACTCAAATTAGAAAATTGTGTTTATCGTCCGGATGTAATTAATGCATTGATCGAACTTCCGGAAAATGAAATTGCAAAACCTTTTAAGGAACATTCTATCCCGGGGAAAATCTTTTTCACTGAATATGATATGGGACCATTAAGTGTCGCATATTTTGATAAAGATTATCATAATATTGGGACTGAAGAGCAGTCAACTTATAATTCAGGTTATCAATTTAGAAATGACGGTGTTGATATAGAAAAATGTACGGATGCGGTTACAAATGGTTACAATGTTGGTTGGATTGATTCAGGCGAATATCTAACCTTTACAGTAAATGTGAGTAATTCCGGGGCATATAAACTTAGTTTGAGAATTTCTGCAAATAACACTGGCGGGAAAATTCTTTTTTACCTAAATGATAACGCAATGACCTCGATGATTGACGTACCGAGTACAGGCGGCTGGCAAAACTGGAATACTCTGAATTATGGTAATGTTGAGTTACCACAAGGCGTCCATAAGATCACAGTCAGATTTTATTTCGGCGGATTTAATGTAAACTTTTTTGAATTGGAGCAAGTAAGCTCAACCGGCGATGATGAAGAAAAACTTCTTAATTTTAATTTAGAACAAAATTATCCAAATCCATTTAACGGTGGTACCACAATTAAATATTCACTTCCATCAGCAACTGATGTTGAATTGAATGTTTATGATTCTACCGGACAACATGTAAAAACATTAGTTCATCAATATTCTGTTGCTGGGGATTATGAAATAAATTGGGAACACAATTCTTTATCGAGCGGAATATATTTTTATACTTTAAATACATCTGCCGGTTATAATGAAACTCGCAAAGCGGTTTATCTAAAGTAG